A region from the Halosolutus gelatinilyticus genome encodes:
- a CDS encoding transcription factor, with the protein MAFEDLLEDPVIQKYLHELVGPKGMPVAAAPPDGEVTDEELAEELDLELNDVRRALFILYENDLATYRRLRDEDSGWLTYLWTFEYDNIPENLEEEMYRLHDALEDRREYERNHEFYLCEICSIRFEFGEAMDFGFECPECGSPLESMDNDRLVNAMDERLDALEDELNLDAGT; encoded by the coding sequence ATGGCTTTTGAGGACCTGCTCGAGGATCCAGTCATCCAGAAGTACTTGCACGAGCTGGTCGGTCCCAAGGGGATGCCCGTCGCGGCGGCGCCGCCGGACGGGGAAGTAACCGACGAGGAACTCGCCGAGGAACTCGACCTCGAATTGAACGACGTGCGTCGGGCGCTGTTCATTCTCTACGAGAACGATCTCGCCACGTACCGCCGGCTGCGCGACGAGGACTCGGGGTGGCTGACCTACCTCTGGACCTTCGAGTACGACAATATCCCGGAGAACTTAGAAGAGGAGATGTACCGCCTCCACGATGCCCTGGAGGACCGCCGCGAGTACGAGCGCAACCACGAGTTCTACCTCTGCGAGATCTGTTCGATCCGATTCGAGTTCGGCGAGGCGATGGACTTCGGCTTCGAGTGTCCGGAGTGCGGTTCGCCGCTCGAATCGATGGACAACGATCGGCTCGTCAACGCGATGGACGAGCGCCTCGACGCGCTCGAAGACGAACTCAACCTAGACGCGGGAACCTGA
- a CDS encoding DUF2110 family protein — protein MVVLATKLYVDGDARDRALDSLRSLVGNEIGDLDVSYEVGLRHDDFPSVTIEGDDAVVARNVLREEFGEIVPDLEPDETYVGTFESWDDEGFVLDAGQGDGIRIPADELGLGPGSPAQIRERYGLVQHVPLRFVYGGAADGGDGPSRLADEEIDRLYEWSRGPGRLNVNSATRAEVRATLNRAGHAQDYVTVERLGLLEQSVICTDDTDPPGLLASVGEYLPAELRCVVS, from the coding sequence ATGGTCGTCCTCGCAACCAAACTGTACGTCGACGGCGACGCCCGCGACCGGGCGCTCGACTCGCTGCGGTCGCTCGTCGGCAACGAGATCGGCGATCTCGACGTCAGCTACGAGGTCGGCCTCCGTCACGACGACTTCCCGTCGGTGACGATCGAGGGCGACGACGCCGTCGTCGCGCGAAACGTCCTGCGGGAGGAGTTCGGCGAGATCGTCCCCGACCTCGAACCCGACGAGACCTACGTCGGGACGTTCGAGTCCTGGGACGACGAGGGCTTCGTCCTCGACGCCGGGCAGGGTGACGGCATTCGAATTCCAGCGGACGAACTCGGTCTCGGGCCCGGGTCGCCGGCGCAGATCCGCGAACGGTACGGGCTCGTCCAGCACGTGCCGCTGCGATTCGTCTACGGGGGCGCGGCCGACGGCGGCGACGGGCCGTCCCGGCTCGCCGACGAGGAGATCGATCGGCTCTACGAGTGGTCCCGCGGCCCCGGCCGACTGAACGTCAACAGCGCGACGCGGGCCGAAGTGCGGGCCACGCTCAACCGCGCCGGCCACGCCCAAGACTACGTCACCGTCGAGCGACTCGGCCTGCTCGAACAGAGCGTGATCTGTACCGACGACACCGATCCGCCCGGACTGCTGGCGAGCGTCGGCGAGTACCTGCCGGCCGAACTGCGCTGTGTCGTCTCCTAA
- a CDS encoding DUF5803 family protein yields the protein MNRRRVLAIVAVALLATTAGCSTIFGGISDEELDRDAEYGDLRDSDADVAIDIKGGGLIGDGEFRAVYDLNGTDKLSLYRSSFYRDEALDIHGVRYWYPNGTELTGSELDVDQGRSSTEVRVPDGNGTLAFSGNAGSKTFRLPAYVDGSYEVTLPKGHRTSNFLFGDVNPGGYEREIVDGDRERLTWENVDSTISIRFYHSRDILLFAGLVGAVVLLGGVGVGYYYRQMQRLREQREELGLDVDVEDDSDRGPPPGLR from the coding sequence ATGAATCGGCGGCGCGTTCTCGCGATCGTCGCGGTCGCACTGCTCGCCACGACAGCCGGCTGCTCGACGATCTTCGGTGGGATCTCCGACGAAGAGCTGGATCGTGATGCGGAGTACGGCGATCTCAGGGACAGCGACGCCGACGTCGCGATCGACATCAAGGGCGGCGGGCTGATCGGGGACGGCGAGTTCCGCGCAGTGTACGATCTCAACGGCACCGACAAACTCTCGCTGTACCGGTCGTCGTTCTACCGGGACGAAGCGCTCGATATCCACGGCGTCCGCTACTGGTACCCCAACGGAACGGAACTGACCGGCTCGGAGCTCGACGTCGACCAGGGTCGATCGAGCACCGAGGTGCGGGTCCCGGACGGGAACGGGACGCTCGCGTTCTCCGGAAACGCCGGCAGCAAGACGTTTCGCCTCCCCGCTTACGTCGACGGCTCGTACGAAGTGACGCTCCCTAAGGGCCATCGCACCTCGAACTTCCTGTTCGGCGACGTCAACCCGGGCGGCTACGAGCGGGAGATCGTCGACGGCGATCGGGAACGGCTGACGTGGGAGAACGTGGACAGCACGATCTCGATCCGATTCTACCACAGCCGAGACATACTGCTGTTCGCCGGCCTCGTGGGAGCGGTGGTCCTCCTCGGCGGCGTCGGGGTCGGATACTACTATCGACAGATGCAACGCCTTCGGGAGCAGCGTGAGGAACTGGGTCTCGACGTCGACGTCGAAGACGATTCGGACCGCGGACCGCCGCCGGGTCTGCGGTGA
- a CDS encoding chemotaxis protein CheW — protein MAPDLPEKLLGIDIDGAEDQQRGESDGADDEEAHRWFVVVGLGEHKLALPVDEIKTITEIPESLTRVPRSPPAIEGVTDLRGEITVVIDPRVHFPTTEERAGRERLLVFDRPTDQQSAAIWIDEVVDVEGVPERNVVDESTVADRDFSGEVLEHPLVEAIVELEHTPALEVGSAVATERGSDEPANFGTGARVGSGGSTALSSFGGASRTGIGNAMGEPFEIDAPDDEAAEAESDSTDESPAEEIVVEVIPLIDVDTLLLASGQGA, from the coding sequence ATGGCCCCGGATCTGCCCGAAAAACTTCTCGGAATAGATATCGACGGTGCGGAGGACCAGCAACGAGGGGAGTCGGACGGGGCGGACGACGAGGAAGCACACAGGTGGTTCGTCGTCGTCGGTCTCGGCGAGCACAAACTCGCGCTTCCGGTCGACGAGATCAAGACGATTACGGAGATTCCGGAGTCGTTGACCCGGGTCCCGCGATCGCCGCCCGCGATCGAGGGCGTGACGGATCTCCGGGGCGAGATCACCGTCGTCATCGATCCTCGGGTCCACTTTCCTACGACCGAGGAGCGAGCGGGACGCGAACGACTGCTCGTCTTCGATCGTCCCACCGACCAGCAATCGGCGGCGATCTGGATCGACGAAGTCGTCGACGTCGAGGGCGTTCCGGAGCGGAACGTGGTCGACGAGTCGACCGTCGCCGATCGGGACTTTTCCGGGGAGGTCCTCGAGCATCCGCTCGTCGAAGCGATCGTCGAACTGGAGCACACACCGGCGCTCGAGGTCGGGAGCGCGGTCGCCACGGAGCGGGGGTCGGACGAGCCGGCGAATTTCGGCACCGGGGCTCGAGTCGGATCGGGAGGATCGACGGCGCTGTCGTCGTTCGGCGGAGCGTCGAGGACCGGGATCGGGAACGCGATGGGCGAACCGTTCGAGATCGATGCACCGGACGACGAGGCCGCCGAGGCGGAGTCCGACTCGACGGACGAATCGCCCGCCGAGGAGATCGTCGTCGAGGTGATCCCCCTGATCGACGTCGACACGCTCCTGCTCGCTTCCGGTCAAGGGGCCTGA
- the cheY gene encoding chemotaxis protein CheY: MSTGVLIVDDSHFMRNLLRQILEQDYRILGEASNGAEAVKLYKEYDPDIVMMDIVMPKCNGIKATAAIKKLDPDARVIMCTSVGQREKMKLAVKAGADGYVTKPFEEPSVRKALSDVVAA, encoded by the coding sequence ATGTCGACAGGGGTGCTCATCGTGGACGACTCACATTTTATGCGGAATCTACTGCGTCAGATTTTAGAGCAGGATTACCGCATCCTCGGAGAGGCGTCCAACGGCGCTGAAGCAGTCAAATTGTACAAAGAATACGATCCCGATATCGTAATGATGGATATCGTGATGCCGAAGTGTAACGGCATCAAGGCCACCGCGGCGATCAAGAAACTCGATCCGGACGCGCGCGTCATCATGTGTACGAGCGTCGGACAGCGGGAGAAGATGAAACTCGCCGTGAAGGCTGGCGCTGACGGGTACGTAACGAAGCCGTTCGAAGAACCTAGCGTCAGGAAGGCCCTCTCAGACGTCGTTGCGGCATGA
- the cheB gene encoding chemotaxis-specific protein-glutamate methyltransferase CheB produces MTRVLVVDDSRFMRTVIDNALTDAGYDVETAPNGSRAIDAVATDAPDVVTMDVEMPEIDGIEAVERIMAADPTPILMLSAYTEAGAEATLDALERGAVDFLHKPDPKSADAGARNIGHLATEVVEKVDALADADVSSMALARTTASAQATRPGTRSDAPAAARPVADPSGGSVEVAGSSSRVDPVSIDGTPTVVVGASTGGPKIVEHLFTRLPAALEARVLVVQHMPEGFTARFADRLDSLSEYDVREATDGGRLDAGEAVVAAGDRHLEVARTVGGTLRLRLDDGERIHGVRPAIDVTMRSAAEWVDDPLCGVVLTGMGRDGAAGIEAISDAGGHTIAQDEATSPVFGIPCQAIQTGCVDDIAPAGEIAAEIVDAFRTDGETDE; encoded by the coding sequence ATGACGCGAGTACTCGTTGTCGACGACTCGCGGTTTATGCGGACAGTCATCGACAACGCGCTCACAGACGCCGGATACGACGTCGAAACGGCACCGAACGGCTCCCGGGCGATCGACGCCGTCGCGACGGACGCTCCCGACGTCGTGACGATGGACGTGGAGATGCCCGAAATCGACGGTATCGAGGCGGTCGAGCGGATCATGGCGGCGGATCCGACGCCGATCCTTATGCTCAGCGCATACACCGAAGCCGGAGCCGAAGCGACCCTCGACGCGCTCGAGCGGGGCGCGGTCGACTTCCTGCACAAACCCGACCCGAAAAGCGCCGACGCGGGGGCGCGGAACATCGGTCACCTCGCGACGGAGGTCGTAGAGAAGGTCGACGCCCTCGCCGACGCGGACGTCTCCTCGATGGCGCTCGCTCGGACGACGGCGAGCGCCCAGGCGACCCGGCCGGGAACCCGGAGCGACGCTCCGGCGGCGGCCCGACCCGTGGCCGACCCGTCCGGCGGCTCGGTCGAGGTAGCCGGATCGTCGTCCCGCGTCGATCCGGTGTCGATCGACGGGACGCCGACCGTCGTCGTCGGCGCGTCGACCGGCGGGCCGAAGATCGTCGAACACCTGTTCACGCGGTTACCGGCGGCGCTGGAGGCCAGGGTTCTGGTCGTCCAGCACATGCCCGAGGGGTTCACCGCTCGGTTCGCCGACCGCCTCGACTCGCTCAGCGAGTACGACGTCCGGGAAGCGACGGACGGCGGTCGACTCGACGCCGGGGAAGCCGTGGTCGCCGCGGGCGATCGTCACCTCGAAGTGGCGAGAACCGTCGGCGGAACGCTGCGCCTCCGCCTCGACGACGGCGAACGGATCCACGGCGTCAGGCCGGCGATCGACGTCACCATGCGAAGTGCTGCCGAGTGGGTCGACGATCCGCTCTGCGGCGTCGTGTTGACCGGAATGGGGCGCGACGGCGCGGCCGGGATCGAGGCGATTAGCGACGCGGGCGGGCACACCATCGCACAGGACGAAGCGACGAGTCCGGTCTTTGGCATCCCCTGTCAGGCGATCCAGACGGGTTGTGTCGACGACATCGCGCCCGCGGGCGAGATCGCCGCCGAAATCGTCGACGCGTTCAGGACGGACGGTGAGACAGATGAGTGA
- a CDS encoding ATP-binding protein has product MSDYLTDFVQESNEQITELNNALLTLEQAPDDDDAMENIFRIAHTLKGNCGAMGLEPASDLAHAIEDVLDAVRSGDLDATSDLMDVIFDAVDELETMFEEVEASGEIDADPSETIQALRSRLDEPRRVPSTDPPTDDEIRRLVSQFDPPAEDEHDAYLARLAITPDESVNNGILVVKALIDAFELLGTDPPRESVEDETYGGSFDAVFGSAVGEAAIESGLKPVDEVAAFELVNVTEAFEAAEVDADAAKHAEADRADPGDGLSTDDAQDLDVDELLDEFDEFDNLDEKVEEFDDDDLAPFEDMGDAGSFDDLFDDEERDDGPIESDAAIEAADATDEAAGSAPDDADDEVDDASAVFQELKNEVEMVGFDELQDELEELEFEEFDDEEEIGMDELLGDDVEDGSFLDRNAVETDADALFEVDDADESVPEADGADATDDAVVADDAAVAEDVPPADDADESGVEAGKIDESIAEAGDADESTAEADGADGSTVKTEADEPIETAADLDDGDDDLDVEPEPTDAGVGVEADGDAETESDAGTAVEFDESIDQDADSIADEPADAAAIDEDEPSSSDVDGEDETVTADLEADRERPDEPVTDTESVTPEASETASIESDAGGDLDPDTDEASAEADDIARRDSFTLDDTEATDSFNDVFGDETFEDEAFDDDSFDDDSFEDETFADDAFDDDSFGDEAFADETFEDGSFDDETFDDDSFEEDAFADEAFGDETFDEDAFDDEAIATAAAEFDAAGDGDSADASFGDERADDGSDGDEDGVVRIVDEPEIEIPDIIVPETSERPDAEQQADEVQSVRVDVEQIDSLLTLVEGLVTSRVRLRHAVDSGEDLQTIASELDDLEDLTTELQETVTDVRLVPLNTVTNRLPRVVRDIARDQDKEIEFEMTGGEVELDRSILDRIGDPLIHLVRNAVDHGVELPEAREAADKPREGTVAVTADRSRDRVRITVSDDGGGLDPERLRNEAVEADVLDEVEAAELADEDTYDLIFHPGLSTADEVTDVSGRGVGMDVVKRTIEDLEGTVEIESEPGAGTTVTMTLPVTVAIDDILFLECGGEEFGVPTKAVDDIGAATTVETVDGSTVFRDEDGEYPVIHLDEALETPAPGANGDGMIVRIRDEVRPVVLHCDEVYGQQEVVVKPFEGFMSDIPGLSGATVRGRGEVVNILDVTTL; this is encoded by the coding sequence ATGAGTGACTATCTGACCGATTTCGTACAGGAGAGCAACGAACAAATCACGGAGTTGAACAACGCTCTGCTAACGCTCGAGCAAGCGCCCGACGACGACGACGCGATGGAGAACATCTTCCGGATCGCCCACACCCTCAAGGGCAACTGCGGGGCGATGGGTCTCGAACCGGCAAGCGACCTCGCCCACGCGATCGAGGACGTACTCGACGCCGTCCGGTCCGGCGACCTCGACGCGACGTCGGACTTAATGGACGTCATCTTCGACGCCGTCGACGAACTCGAGACGATGTTCGAGGAGGTCGAAGCGTCGGGCGAGATCGACGCCGATCCGTCGGAGACGATCCAGGCGCTCCGCAGCCGACTCGACGAGCCGCGGCGAGTGCCGTCGACCGACCCACCCACGGACGACGAGATCCGGCGACTGGTCTCGCAGTTCGACCCGCCGGCGGAGGACGAACACGACGCCTACCTCGCGCGTCTCGCGATCACGCCGGACGAATCGGTTAACAACGGAATCCTCGTCGTCAAGGCCCTGATCGACGCCTTCGAACTCCTCGGAACCGATCCGCCGCGCGAGAGTGTCGAAGACGAGACCTACGGCGGCAGCTTCGACGCCGTCTTTGGCAGCGCGGTCGGCGAAGCCGCGATCGAGTCGGGGCTGAAGCCCGTCGACGAGGTCGCCGCGTTCGAACTCGTCAACGTGACGGAGGCGTTCGAAGCCGCCGAGGTCGACGCGGACGCGGCCAAGCACGCCGAGGCCGATCGCGCGGATCCGGGCGACGGACTCTCCACCGACGACGCGCAGGATCTCGACGTCGACGAGTTACTCGACGAGTTCGACGAGTTCGACAACTTGGACGAGAAGGTCGAAGAGTTCGACGACGACGACCTCGCACCGTTCGAAGACATGGGCGACGCCGGGTCGTTCGACGACCTCTTCGACGACGAGGAACGCGACGACGGGCCGATCGAGTCGGACGCCGCGATCGAGGCTGCGGACGCGACGGACGAGGCCGCCGGTTCGGCGCCGGACGACGCCGATGACGAAGTCGACGACGCCAGCGCGGTCTTCCAGGAACTCAAAAACGAGGTCGAGATGGTCGGCTTCGACGAGCTCCAGGACGAACTCGAGGAACTCGAGTTCGAGGAGTTCGACGACGAAGAGGAGATCGGCATGGACGAACTCCTCGGCGACGACGTCGAGGACGGCTCGTTCCTCGATCGCAACGCCGTCGAGACCGATGCCGATGCGCTGTTCGAAGTCGACGACGCGGACGAATCGGTTCCGGAAGCCGATGGTGCGGACGCGACCGACGACGCGGTTGTGGCCGACGACGCGGCGGTAGCCGAAGACGTGCCACCGGCGGACGACGCGGACGAGTCTGGGGTGGAAGCCGGCAAGATCGACGAATCGATAGCAGAAGCCGGCGACGCGGACGAATCCACTGCGGAAGCCGACGGTGCGGACGGGTCGACGGTGAAAACCGAAGCGGACGAGCCGATCGAGACGGCGGCAGATCTCGACGACGGGGACGACGATTTGGACGTCGAGCCCGAGCCCACGGACGCGGGTGTCGGTGTCGAAGCCGACGGCGACGCGGAAACCGAATCCGACGCCGGGACCGCGGTCGAGTTCGACGAGTCGATCGACCAAGATGCCGACTCGATCGCCGACGAGCCTGCGGACGCCGCGGCGATCGACGAGGACGAGCCGTCGTCGAGCGACGTCGACGGCGAAGACGAGACGGTGACGGCCGATCTCGAGGCCGATCGCGAACGGCCCGACGAACCGGTGACCGATACCGAGTCGGTCACACCGGAGGCGTCCGAGACGGCGTCGATCGAGTCGGACGCCGGCGGAGATCTCGATCCGGATACGGACGAGGCGAGCGCCGAAGCGGACGACATCGCTCGACGCGACTCGTTCACCCTCGATGACACCGAGGCGACCGATTCCTTCAACGACGTGTTCGGCGATGAGACCTTCGAGGACGAGGCCTTCGACGATGATTCGTTCGACGACGATTCGTTTGAAGATGAGACGTTCGCGGACGACGCGTTCGACGATGATTCGTTCGGCGACGAGGCATTCGCTGACGAGACGTTCGAAGACGGTTCGTTCGACGACGAGACCTTCGACGACGATTCGTTCGAGGAGGACGCGTTCGCTGATGAGGCCTTTGGAGACGAGACCTTCGACGAGGACGCGTTCGACGACGAGGCGATCGCGACGGCTGCGGCGGAGTTCGACGCGGCCGGCGACGGCGACTCGGCGGACGCCTCGTTCGGTGACGAGAGAGCCGACGACGGCTCGGACGGTGACGAAGACGGCGTCGTCCGGATCGTCGACGAGCCGGAGATTGAGATCCCGGACATTATCGTTCCAGAGACGTCCGAACGGCCGGACGCGGAGCAGCAGGCCGACGAGGTCCAGTCGGTCCGGGTCGACGTCGAGCAGATCGATTCGCTGCTCACCCTCGTCGAGGGGCTGGTTACGAGCCGCGTTCGACTTCGCCACGCGGTCGATTCGGGCGAGGATCTGCAGACGATCGCGAGCGAACTCGATGACCTGGAGGATCTGACGACGGAACTCCAGGAGACGGTGACCGACGTCCGCCTCGTCCCCCTGAATACGGTCACGAACCGGCTGCCCCGGGTCGTCCGCGACATCGCGCGCGACCAGGACAAGGAGATCGAGTTCGAGATGACCGGCGGGGAGGTCGAACTCGACCGGAGTATCTTGGACCGGATCGGCGATCCACTCATCCACCTGGTTCGCAACGCCGTCGACCACGGCGTCGAACTGCCGGAAGCGCGAGAAGCGGCCGACAAGCCCCGCGAGGGAACCGTCGCCGTCACGGCCGATCGATCCCGCGATCGCGTTCGGATCACCGTCTCCGACGACGGAGGCGGACTGGACCCCGAGCGCCTGCGGAACGAGGCCGTCGAAGCCGACGTCCTCGACGAGGTGGAGGCAGCCGAACTCGCCGACGAGGATACCTACGACCTCATCTTCCATCCCGGATTGTCGACGGCCGACGAGGTGACGGACGTCAGCGGCCGCGGCGTCGGAATGGACGTCGTCAAGCGGACGATCGAGGACCTCGAAGGGACCGTCGAGATCGAAAGCGAACCCGGCGCGGGAACGACGGTGACAATGACCCTGCCGGTGACGGTCGCGATCGACGACATTCTCTTCCTCGAGTGCGGCGGTGAGGAGTTCGGCGTGCCGACCAAGGCCGTCGACGACATCGGCGCCGCCACGACCGTCGAGACCGTCGACGGGAGTACCGTCTTCCGGGACGAAGACGGCGAGTATCCGGTGATCCACCTGGACGAGGCGCTCGAGACGCCGGCTCCGGGCGCCAACGGCGACGGGATGATCGTTCGGATCCGAGACGAGGTCCGGCCGGTCGTGTTACACTGCGACGAGGTGTACGGTCAACAGGAAGTCGTCGTCAAACCCTTCGAGGGCTTCATGAGCGACATTCCCGGGCTCAGCGGCGCGACCGTTCGCGGCCGGGGCGAGGTCGTCAACATTCTGGACGTGACCACACTATGA
- a CDS encoding chemotaxis protein CheC has protein sequence MTMKVDIRKLSFINEMAKVGTNGVADNMSKLTGENAQMEVTKTNFVDVDDIETQLEPGKRVGVRVRLLDPPHGHILILFPEASAKKITAIMLRDVVDDMSDVSGKMARSAVEEMGNMMASGFIDGWADVLGRAIDIAAPQLVYAPAGDIVVRTAGLGGDDLALFFDSDLTVPSYQIEAEIYAFPDLAEFVEMVNAIEVQPA, from the coding sequence ATGACGATGAAAGTCGACATCCGAAAACTGAGCTTCATCAACGAAATGGCAAAGGTCGGTACGAACGGCGTCGCCGACAACATGAGTAAGCTGACGGGCGAGAACGCCCAGATGGAAGTAACGAAGACGAACTTCGTCGACGTCGACGATATCGAAACACAGCTCGAACCCGGCAAACGCGTCGGCGTGCGCGTCCGCCTGCTCGACCCGCCGCACGGACACATCCTGATCCTGTTTCCGGAGGCGAGCGCGAAGAAGATCACCGCGATCATGCTTCGCGACGTCGTCGACGACATGTCCGACGTCTCCGGCAAGATGGCCAGAAGCGCCGTCGAGGAGATGGGGAACATGATGGCCAGCGGTTTCATCGACGGCTGGGCGGACGTCCTCGGTCGGGCGATCGACATCGCGGCTCCGCAACTGGTCTACGCGCCGGCGGGGGACATCGTCGTTCGCACGGCCGGGCTGGGCGGCGACGACCTCGCGTTGTTCTTCGACTCCGACCTGACCGTGCCCAGCTACCAGATCGAAGCGGAAATCTACGCGTTCCCGGACTTAGCGGAGTTCGTCGAAATGGTCAACGCGATCGAAGTGCAACCCGCATGA
- a CDS encoding chemotaxis protein CheC — translation MKLDVNALGTFYRMAREGAGLAAGRLTHMTDVETRVGVTKLNFMRGREIERDFDDGADKVGVRVKLTGAIEGYSVIVFERENALRMVETLLEESADEFDEMTKSAATEVGHIMNSGFIDGWADVLETVIDVSTPEFVEGQTAEPYFGTIDEAPGENDLALLFQSQIETVGTEVGFSHYLFPKQGSMSRLLEQLRTSDGIDYDKLDGFDRMAERGAEEVAKTATTLTGIETSVEIRRLNFLSLEAIPEQIADETLVGVAFEFDGVPSGYLVFLFDEESAHEIVEAMVPTSVDEEGFGQMGTSAIKELGNIMASGFLDGWANVLDTTIDHSTPEFIHDIGAAAVDPVIIQLGENQDFAFVFDTVVVADGREFDCEVYAIPDEDDLERALNNLDVDRIEDAPTTAEFQEVDNA, via the coding sequence ATGAAACTCGACGTCAACGCACTCGGAACGTTCTACCGAATGGCCCGCGAGGGCGCCGGGTTAGCCGCCGGACGGCTGACACACATGACCGACGTCGAAACACGGGTCGGCGTGACGAAGCTGAACTTCATGCGCGGCCGAGAGATCGAACGCGACTTCGACGACGGCGCCGACAAGGTCGGCGTACGCGTCAAACTCACCGGCGCGATCGAGGGGTACTCGGTGATCGTCTTCGAGCGCGAGAACGCACTCCGCATGGTCGAGACGCTCCTCGAGGAGTCCGCGGACGAGTTCGACGAGATGACGAAAAGCGCGGCGACCGAAGTCGGCCACATCATGAACAGCGGCTTCATCGACGGCTGGGCGGACGTCTTAGAAACCGTGATCGACGTCTCGACGCCCGAGTTCGTCGAAGGGCAAACGGCCGAGCCGTACTTCGGCACCATCGACGAGGCGCCGGGCGAGAACGACCTGGCGCTGCTCTTCCAGAGCCAGATCGAGACGGTCGGCACCGAAGTCGGGTTCAGTCACTACCTGTTTCCGAAACAGGGGTCGATGTCCCGGCTCTTAGAGCAGTTGCGGACGAGCGACGGAATCGATTACGACAAACTCGACGGCTTCGATCGGATGGCAGAACGCGGCGCCGAGGAAGTGGCCAAGACGGCGACCACCCTGACCGGCATCGAGACCAGCGTCGAGATCCGTCGACTGAACTTCCTTTCCCTCGAGGCAATACCCGAACAGATCGCAGACGAGACGCTCGTCGGCGTCGCCTTCGAGTTTGACGGGGTGCCGAGTGGCTATCTCGTCTTCCTGTTCGACGAGGAATCCGCCCACGAGATCGTCGAGGCGATGGTCCCGACGAGCGTCGACGAGGAGGGATTCGGACAGATGGGAACCAGCGCCATCAAGGAACTGGGGAACATCATGGCCAGCGGCTTCCTCGACGGCTGGGCGAACGTCCTGGATACGACGATCGACCACTCGACTCCGGAGTTCATCCACGACATCGGCGCCGCGGCGGTCGATCCCGTGATCATCCAACTCGGGGAGAACCAGGACTTCGCGTTCGTCTTCGACACAGTCGTCGTGGCGGACGGGCGCGAGTTCGACTGCGAGGTGTACGCGATTCCCGACGAAGACGACCTCGAGCGGGCGCTGAACAACTTGGACGTCGATCGGATCGAAGACGCGCCGACGACGGCGGAGTTCCAGGAAGTCGATAACGCATGA
- a CDS encoding chemotaxis protein CheD has protein sequence MKTYGTEPGAPTPVQVGISELAVSEGDDTLKSYGLGSCLAIALYDPETEIGGLAHTMLPDGDAAENSDVKPGKYADTAIRALLRRMVEQGANYTTVEAKIAGGSDMFEFESFGDGVGQRNIVAAKEELEKLGVPLVAEDVGGEHGRTVEFTPGTGDLVVKSSAEGVNGVTEL, from the coding sequence ATGAAGACGTACGGAACAGAACCGGGCGCGCCGACGCCGGTCCAGGTTGGCATCTCCGAACTGGCGGTCAGCGAAGGCGACGACACGCTGAAGTCGTACGGACTCGGCTCCTGTCTCGCGATCGCGCTGTACGATCCGGAAACCGAAATCGGCGGACTCGCACACACGATGCTGCCCGACGGCGACGCCGCGGAGAACAGCGACGTCAAGCCCGGAAAGTACGCCGATACCGCGATTCGAGCGCTCCTTCGACGAATGGTCGAACAGGGCGCCAACTACACGACCGTCGAAGCGAAGATCGCCGGCGGCAGCGACATGTTCGAGTTCGAGAGCTTCGGCGACGGCGTCGGCCAGCGGAACATCGTCGCCGCGAAGGAGGAACTCGAGAAGCTGGGCGTCCCGCTCGTCGCCGAAGACGTCGGCGGCGAACACGGCCGCACCGTCGAGTTCACGCCCGGGACCGGCGACCTCGTGGTGAAATCGTCGGCCGAGGGCGTCAACGGAGTGACCGAGCTGTGA